The nucleotide window tgtactcaatcttttaaatattgatactactaataataggaaagatatttcacaatattactgcttttgctgtattttggatcaaataaatgcagacttagtgagcagaacagacctctttaaaaaaaaaacattaaaaatcttactgtccaaaaacttttgacttgagtGCAGGTAAGTTACATTTTTTTGACTTGCATATATAATTCATTAACAAAAAAGTTGGGCCTGCCAGTTTATGATAAATTTCTTTCTATGTGTGGTGATATTAATACAGGAGCTCAACATCAGATGACTTGAAGCCAACAATAAAGAACAGCAGCATTGTACTAAGAGTCTGTAGCcttcttgtatttttaatgtacagTATTTTAAATACACTTCAGCACAGTCATAATGACAGAAACAACTTCATTTTATGATTTCTGTATGCAAGCaaaacagacagaacaacagTTCACTTTTCTGTTTGAtattattaaatgcaattaatgACCTTTCAAACAGTACATGTATACATTATTTCCAAAATGTGTAGAAAcattagttttttctttttatacGTCAATCACAAAATGTAACTTCATACAGAAAATCTTTGACAACTTTGTAACCAGATTATCAAAATACCAACATTTACAGGAGATTTTCCATCTCTGTTATAATGTTTATACAGCTGGCATATGTCAAAACTACAGATAACTACTAGAACTACTGTCTGGTATGAAGTATCCATGCATGTCCATGTGAAAATCTACATCTATACATGCCCGGGCAATCTCTTTAAAAGACTTGGCATCAAGCACCAGTAAAAAGCCACCCTGCACTGGTTTGGCGTTTATGATACTTGTCAGGACTACACCTAAAAAGTGAGAGAACAGTTTAATGTTAAGTTGATAAgagcaaaaaaaaatttaatgtcaTTCAGTTAAATTTTCCTAATGATGTACATCCAATTGAATATGTTCGTTTTGGTCAAAAGCATAAACCTCACACAAATGATCTATTATGAAAGACAGTAACTTACCATCATCTTCATCAGTTGCACCGGGCCTGGGAATAAAAACAGGCTCTGAGGCAAAACCATCTCCTCCAGTCCACTCAATCTGTTGCTTTGTCTCAGCATCAAACTTTACAATCTGTAAAAAACAGTCAGTGCTCAGTACTGATTCACAAAAACTTGTAGAATATGCTACTAACACTGCCAAAGTAATAGGTTTCATTATATGGAATGtatttatcttaaaattctgCCAAGTTCATAAATGTAtcataaaaatgaaaatcattAATACCGTGTTGGCCACCGGAGATATGTCCACACGACACATGTATGAATATCTGTACTTCTTTCCATTGAAATTGTAATTAATTCTTGGAAGTTCCGTacctacaataaataaaataaataaaaatcactttAGAGGTTAAAAGAGCCTAAGTGTAAAATAATGTGGTATTGTGAAATGtgatattacacacacacacacacacacacacacacacacacacacacatacacatgttgggtttacatgttttatggggacattccataggcgtaatggattttatactgtacaaaccactttctatcaccctacacctaccctacacctaaacctagccctcacaggagattgtgcacacttttacttcgtcaaaaaaactcattgtgcatgatttataagcctgtttcctcatttGGACCAAAAAATATCaatgtaagatgattttgaaaagatttttgaagttgagggagaaaatgagatgggaggtttttgacctaccctaactgttttgaaccagaaatgcacagagacaagacaagtatttaaggttaaaaagtatataaattgaaataataattaaaaaaaaaacaatcgttttgctagataagacccttcctcctctgctgggatcgtttacagccgcatttgggatcgtttgaagctgcatttaaccctgttcaaactcagggcaccattgaagtccactatatggagaaagatcctaaaatgttttctttaaaggaactgtatgtaagaaatttattttagttaatcataaaatggccctgacatgtcactagacattaagaaatcatgttcatttcaaatacttatatcactgacaacagtggtccggccaggatattgtcatttaaaagtgaaagttgcagcccacaactgatgttattgttgtcattttgtgttttggtctgaggctccaccctccagctatctaccaatcacgaagtcagtagagtttcgtcatccgggttgccagctctgttacagctgcagctatgaacatgtcggataaaacatgtataacgttacgaaacctaaaagacctcgttatgaatccgaaatatgtcgtgacaaagtccgaaataaaacaaggatttggataggagatgcctttgaaagatggagacggctgaaaacggagaagaatttgaagacagacgccaacgttgctgattttctcctggacaggtaaaaTTAATCTATGTTTGGccaactttgcttccgtacacagtggattttccacggtcgcccgtgctaaatgcgttcataaaaagctttatatcgcaccactagcagggtatgaaaacaatctatgttccgagtgaaatgtggtattacaccgTACGCAACAGTtgtcgcgccgcaacagctaaagtctatctacactggacgcgacaaagcgaccgttgcaaatcatttaaactttgtgtgagcacgtcataaatagaacgcggcagcagattactgtcggggatttgccgtgtcgcgccgcatccagtgtagacagcataataggttctattgtattttgtcgcgcCGGGCCGCTCGCGTCCgatgtagacacggtgttacagtacatctttacgaaatatttggctaatcgccattagtaaatttttgcgatacataattacttcacaaaacatctctcgtgaagcaacagaagaaaaatactgtgtaggactcgtcacttgccattggaagctccttgtagcagcctaggttcctgctggatcctgcagtttagctggcaacctcgagtcagggggggggatacaccgttctacagtattttgaaagtgcttgcagtaccagttttggccacaatcctacatacggttcctttaaaaaacaatttctttacgactaaagaaagaaagacatgaacatcttggatgacaacttctcctggaagtgaacttctcctttaagggaaCATTTGGTTCccataacacacacatacacacacacagacacttaTTCAGCATAATATTAAaagaaccgtatgtaggattgtggccaaaactggtactgcaatcactttcaaaatactgtagaacagtgtatcccctccccatcctccctgactcgaggttgccagctaagctgcaggatccagcaggaacgtaggctgctacaaggagcttccaatggcaagagacgagtcctacacagtaatttgtttttcttctgttaattatgtttatgcttcacgagagatgttttgcaaagtaattatgtattgcaaaaatttactaatggcgatttaaattcttctccgttttcagccatctccatctttcaaaggcatctcctatccaaatccttgttttatttcggactttgtcacaacgtatttcggattcataattAGGTTTTTTaggttttgtaacgttatacatgttttatccgacacttcgtagctgcagctgtaactagagcagatctggcaacccggatgacgaaactctactgacttcgtgattggtagatagctggagggtggagcctcagaccaaaacacaaaatgacaacaataacatcagttgagggctgcaactctcacttttaaatgacaatatcctggccggaccactgttgtcagtgatataagtatttgaaatgaacacgatttcttaatgtctagtgacatgtcagggccattttatgattaactgaaatacatttcttacatacggttcctttaatgttTCTATGGAAATGCCTCTATTAAGCAATAAATCCTCTCTCTCATTTTGTGCATGTTCTACATCTGCAAATCAGTCTAAAAGAATGGTgataatgggaagactaattaaataattaagtaaataataagtaaataatttaCCCACTGAGATAACACAGCTTTATGTCATGACATATTGAAACTTAAAATGACTTGAAATCATTATCTGTGGTTTTTTTTAAGTGTGCAATATGCTTGGTGAAAGGAATGGTTTGTGACCATCATGATACTTGGAAAGTTCACCAAATTTCTGATCATCCGGAAATACGATGactattaaaaagaacagctgtcACGAAGATCACtagttaaaggtatagttcacttaaaaatgaaaactgtcattaattactcgcccttatgtctttccaaacccataagacctccgTTCTTAGGTCTtcaaaacataaattaaaatattttgatgaatttcgagagctttctgaccctgcatagacagcaacgcaactaccacgttcaaggcccagaaaggtagtaaggacattattaaaataatccatgtggcatcagtggttcaacagtaacaCTATGAAagtacaagaatactttttgtgcacaaagaaaacaaaaataacgaattTATTCAATAATTCCTTCTCTGTTTCAGTGTTGCTGATGCAGGGTTGGGCGTTCTGGCGTTAAAACTTAGATTCGCTgagccttgtttacaagcagaagacgATGCACACTGTATATAAAACAGTCTTTATAAACaggaagctcttggatttcatcaaaaatatctctttATAACCTATGGTATCAAAGGACGTACACATACACTTACACACACAATTAAGTCTCCCCATTATCATTAGCTTACCATCACAGAGAACCTCGCCCTGACACAGAATTTTTCCGTCTTTCTCCTTCACAGCACTTGCTGTTGTGTATTTAAGTTTGACCAGATTTTCACCTGTCTCACCCTGggtgtgaaagaaaaaaaaattaaattatccaTTCACCATCTATAATCAGAGGCTTTGAATAGAACATATCAAAGTACAATTCCACTGATGGAAATACCAGTGTTTGCACAGCAGCTAAAGGTTCAAGGTTTTCAAACAAAAACAACCAGAATGTTTTAGAAATATGAATACAGTGCTGTCTTGCAACCACTGTGAACAACATACCATGTCGCTAAGGGGCATCACAAATCTTTTGCACTTTGGCTTGCAGTACACAGTATTTGCTCCCATCTGCTCATTCAGCTTGTCCAAGTAAAACATTTCATACAAGCTGTTGTCATCATAGCAGATCACATCGAAAACAACATGGCCATCATCTTCAAATGCATTGACTTGATGGTAGACGGCCATCGCACCTGTGTAGAATTTAATCCCAACTTCCTTCTTTGTTTTTCGGTCAATAAGGTGAATCAGGGTCTGCAATAAAAGAAGAGTTTAGACATTGTCCAACTGATAGACACATGTCTAGACGTGCACTTAAAGGTCTAAAAGACATAATTCTTACGCTGTCTTCAGGGTGGAATTTCATGCAGCTGGCCCAGCTGACCCTCCTTAGATAGGCTGTGGCCATTCTAAGGATATCCAGCTTTAAGGGCTGCTCAATAAAGACAAAGTAATTGTCAGTCATGCCAAAGCTGTGATAATAACTGGGGGTGAGGAGGGAACGGCAGGGCAAGGTGCACACAGCCTCAGCGCTTTTCAACGGTGGAGACCCGTCTGGCCTACCTGATTAAACAAAACAATTGTTGAGGGTTACTAGTTCTTAGCATGTCATGTAATTATTGATGGGAGAAATCAAGCTTTTCTAAATTTACCTGCCCTCATCCCATACAAGCTGTAAATGGACATTTAGTTCTTTATTAGAACATATTTAGAGAAATTTTGCAATACATCACTTGTTCATCAATGGATTTTCTGCAGTGAACGAGtgtcgtcagaatgagagtttaaacagctgataaaaacagcaCAATAACCCACTTGTATCTCCTGATACAGATGAAATGACTTTTTCTACTGCAAATGGCAATATTATGAAAGGAGGgctcatattttagccagaagcatcCATTTAAAGTTACAAAACTATCTTAATGATGGAATTGTTTCCTACAAACATGCAGATTTTCACaggacattaattgatggactgaagtcaAGTAGGCTACTTGaatattattgtgatgtttttatcaactctTTGGACTTTAGACTCTTCTgacgttctgacggcacccatttattGAAGACGAGCAAGTGATGttatgcaaaatttctccaaactggttttaaaaaaaaaaggaaaccacAAAAAACaacctcatctacatcttggatagcctataattttaagcaaatttaaatttttgggtgaactattactttaagacACCTTTACAAACAATTGCAAATGTTTGTTTGATTTGgaagtgtacttaagtaaataTAATCTATTAAACTTCAAATATTAGGTATTATTTGTGTTCTTTTATTAATTTgtccttagacccaccctcactgagctgaaacagtccgactctctaattgagcgattgaggcgtttactcccgacatctgagccgctgaagacgcagaggattaacgttactttcgtttttgaaagaaaaggaccgatcccgatctacatatgcgtctatactgccctccaaaggcaaagcgcagtaactacacatttggtcaaaactgagttaaggcttaaaatggacattgtgacaactgttttgtctcgtggcaaagtctcctggtttaattttgtcctgtttcagagaaatGAGAGTGTTGTTTCAGAGAAGCGAGAGTGTTTGACTAGCTgtcaaaaactttaaaggcatttttctcagtttcagtgttcgcgtagttactgcactttgcctttggagggcagtatattcatgcgaatcattcgtgatgcagcttcacccacagcagaagtgagtataagtttttttttgttatctttgcaaatggcctttcttaatcatgtgctagttagcaagtttcgcaactaaacgcggctaaagtaaacattacggctcgtcatcccgcGGCAGAGAGGTGCGGGATGAGCAGAGCTCATCAAcaaaggaacatgcaacaaaaTAGCTCGCTCTATAAAGGGatgattttgaccaggtaaaaggTGTGTTTTttaccaaagtatgttatagacttctcattaagaccctaaagaatcatatcaacttggaaaatgggcatccgatgacccctttaagttagTTAGTGCTCTGGGTTTGTTTTTTTGCCTATTCAACCTAACAGGTCAGAGTCAAAATATGCTACTCTTAATTTTATTAACGTGCAAGCTGTGCTAAGTTTATTACTTAAAGTTATGGATATGAGCAAAATAGTAAGGTGCAGCATGAAACACAAATTATCACAGCATACTTACTTCCTCCTGGAACCTTGAACAACATGTATTTGGATTTGCCCTTCTCTGC belongs to Garra rufa chromosome 3, GarRuf1.0, whole genome shotgun sequence and includes:
- the bco1 gene encoding beta,beta-carotene 15,15'-dioxygenase, with the protein product MQYDYSKNKDEHPEPIKAEVKGLIPEWLQGTLIRNGPGLFSLGETKYNHWFDGMALLHSFTFRKGEVTYRSKYLRGDTYNSNMQANRIVVSEMGTMAYPDPCKNIFSKVITFLSHTIPDFTDNCANNIIKYGNDYHATSETNYIRKIDPVTLETQDKVDYLKYLPVSIVASHTHYDKEGNSYSMGTCIAEKGKSKYMLFKVPGGSRPDGSPPLKSAEAVCTLPCRSLLTPSYYHSFGMTDNYFVFIEQPLKLDILRMATAYLRRVSWASCMKFHPEDSTLIHLIDRKTKKEVGIKFYTGAMAVYHQVNAFEDDGHVVFDVICYDDNSLYEMFYLDKLNEQMGANTVYCKPKCKRFVMPLSDMGETGENLVKLKYTTASAVKEKDGKILCQGEVLCDGTELPRINYNFNGKKYRYSYMCRVDISPVANTIVKFDAETKQQIEWTGGDGFASEPVFIPRPGATDEDDGVVLTSIINAKPVQGGFLLVLDAKSFKEIARACIDVDFHMDMHGYFIPDSSSSSYL